In bacterium, a single genomic region encodes these proteins:
- a CDS encoding ester cyclase, whose product MSNPSLITALFAAGNAGDLEAFDQYLHDDVIVHAPAGLSTVGLERERESWRKAKSVMPDIHHEFIDVFSSPTAEAARAVVTGTMYGSYGGLSSEGRAFKIDQAVFAHIRDGKIAELWEIVDTAVLREQLGESHR is encoded by the coding sequence GTGTCCAATCCGTCCCTGATCACCGCATTATTCGCCGCAGGTAACGCTGGCGACCTCGAAGCGTTCGATCAGTACCTCCACGACGACGTGATCGTCCATGCTCCCGCGGGGCTTTCAACAGTGGGACTTGAGCGTGAGCGCGAATCCTGGCGCAAGGCCAAGTCGGTGATGCCGGACATTCATCACGAGTTCATCGATGTGTTTTCCAGCCCTACTGCTGAAGCCGCTCGTGCAGTCGTCACAGGCACGATGTACGGGTCCTACGGGGGGCTCTCCTCGGAGGGACGAGCCTTCAAGATAGATCAGGCTGTATTCGCGCATATCAGAGACGGCAAGATTGCCGAGCTGTGGGAGATCGTCGATACCGCCGTGCTCCGTGAGCAGCTGGGTGAGTCGCACCGGTAG